A segment of the Larimichthys crocea isolate SSNF unplaced genomic scaffold, L_crocea_2.0 scaffold364, whole genome shotgun sequence genome:
TGACCTCCTGCTGGGTGAATGTAAATGCGTTTTGAAGGTGTGTGGTCAGCTTACAGGTGGGAGAACTGCCCAGCAGAACCTAGGAAGATTGCTGCCCTGGGTCGACCTTTCACCCTGGAAGGCTGTACGTGCTCGGAAAGATGAACTGCTCCCAGGTCGTCCTgacgtttttgtttgttttgttgctacaTCTTATGAAAGAAgtaatttttaaatatttaaattagggCTGTCAAGGATTAACAAAAGCAGTGTTGTTAcactaattacttttttcgcCGTAACGTAATGCGTTAGTTTTTGTGCGTTTAATGTACTCAGTAACTTcgtatttaaataaaaaaaacatccctttGGTTGCTTCAAGAAATGCTCCGGATAAGAAAGAAACCTTCCTTTTTGTCGCTCGGGCATTCCTCTGCCAGAGGAAGTTGCCACCTGCACCGCCGCGGGGAGACACCAAGGTCTGacttttttcatttacagaggGGACCAGTACAGGTGTCGGGTGTCCGATCGTTGTTAAACAGGTTCCCCAGGATCAAGACAGTATTTCTGCGGTTCAATACCCCACCGCCCTCCAGCGCACTGTGGAGAGGCTTTTCAGCCTCGGGAGTCTCGTTCTTACTCTTACGTgcttacgtcccctgtgtgagtccccagTAACAGAAATCGACAGTCGGACAGACGTTTGGAAAATCTTCTTCTGCTCCGTTTGAATCACTTTGCAGAGTAAATGGAAGTGGACGATGGTGAAGTGAGTTCAGCTGTGAACTTGAACATATTTCATAGTTCGGCTGTGAGAGATttgagatttttgtttgttcattttaggTTTGCAGAGGCAGCTGTTACATTTCTGTCAGATCGTTGACTGCTGCGTTCCTCTTCTCAATGACTGAATCTGCTGCCTGTTTAACTCAGACTGTTGTTTACACTTAAAAACATGCACTTTCATAACTGCCATCAGGAGTCAGCGTTCTGACTGATCcagaaataatgaatgaataaaaacgCTGTGTGGCGTTTATTGCTGACAGTcgtcctgttgttgttgtcctgcagagttTAGTTTGACGTTTCTTCATTGTCAGGACGTCCTGTGCATTTAAacgctgctgtgtgtgtggtgttcagTAGTGCAGCCATGGCGAGGGCTGCAAAaggcttttcatttttgtggtAACGCATGAGATAATCTAACGGTTTACTTTGATTCATAGGTAACGCTGTaacgtaacagattactttGAATTGATCGTTAACATTGTAAACCGACACTTAATACTTTCCAAAATACACTATACccaacactgtaaaaaagttaATCTAATTAATTATGTACAGATTCTTTAGTGAAACATAGACATGCCAAATGTGGAAGATGGAGTGCAGTGAGTGGTTCAGTGCCTTGCCTCAAGGGCATGATCAGAGTCTTGTGATTCATGTTAATGTAAGTTACTCTTCGCTTAACTATAAACTTGACTTTGACTAAATTAATGAGTTATGGGCTGTGGGTCAAGCAAACGCACAGGGACCAATTCTTCAGTGAGCATGAAACTTTAATGTCCGCCTCAAAAATAGGACAACTGAACACTCAGCAACTGTGATACATCATCACCTATTAAATGCAGGTGTATCCTGAAATATAGTTCTGTTCTGAATTAAGATAATACAAGTCTTAATTAAATTTACCAATCTCTATAActttaaatgttataaataaatctcatcttacaTTATAAAATGACTGATGTTTTCTAATTTCCACAGGTGTGACACTGTGGGATGGTAAAACTCTCCAAGAAACACACTCGAAAGCTCTCAGCACAGCAGTGCATTTCAAATTTCTGCATCTGACTCCATTGAATCCAAGtcttctctgctggatgtttgacGCTTCTCTGAAGGCCAGCTTCCTGGGGTGGACTGATTGAAGTTGGAGGATCTGCCCAGTATCTGAATGATGCGAAGAAATTCAAGATCAGAGCAGAGTGACATGTCAGTACAAAGCTACAACCAACTTCAAACAGCTGTCAATGGCTCACCTTCTAACCATGGACACAGAACAGGCAGATCTTATTAAGAAAGGTTTTGCAACACATGTAGTCACAGGCTCCTTTATGGGGCGAAAGCAGATgcttctttgtgtttgacagtgagAAGTTAGAAGCCAGCAGCGTTCAAGACATCCAGGGCCACATGGAAGCTGTGGTAAAGATGATCCCCTCTTTTGATATCGAGGGGAAAGTTGATATCAAGCTGactgatgaggaaaaaaacacaactgagaaATTCTCCTGTAAATTCTATGGAGACTTCATTCTTAAAAGCAACCCTGCAACATTTGAAGAGGCAGTGAAGACCTATGTCGAACTTCCAAAGCTTCTAGGAGAAAATGGAGAGAACAGTGTTCCAGTGACGGTCTGGCTGATGCCACTGAAGAATTTAGATCCAAAAGCTGCTGAGCTGATGAGTGGGATCAGCGTTGGACTAGTGAGGAAGGCGGAAGATGCTCTAGAAGATTTAAAGGAAATAGAAATGAGATGCAATGATTCTCTGGATGACGGAGTAGCAGAGCATTTTCCACAGATTCACAAAGATCTAAGCAGTTTCAAAAAATCCTGTAATTATTACACATCTTACCTCCAGCAGATCATGGGAAAGAAATTTCCCCTCATCCGTGAAGGTAAAGAAGATGAGAGTTCAATCAAAAAAGTCTTTGAAGACAGACACGGGTCACCATTCAGTCATGACAAACTCAGCGAGTGGCTGGatcataaagagagagaaatcaacGTCATCAGGTCCTGTGTAGGAATGATGGAGGGAGTGAAGATCGTCCAGAGTCAGTCAGAGTTGGACAGAGAGGTTCTTGCTGCAGGTGTAGAACATGCTGTGTGCTTCGTTTTCACCTCCCTGAAGAGTGCTGACCCCGGCCTTGATGCGATGAACAACTACCTGGATACTCTTGAGTTAAAAAGTACCACTGAAGTCCCATGGTACTACTCAGATGAATTTTTAACcgaaatgagagaaaaagcaaaagaggTCCACAATCTTGCCAAAGCACTGAAGAACAACCCCAGAGTCTGTTTCCTCATAGCGTCGATTGCAAATGAGAAGTACACAGGAGCAACTATCTACCATTACAAGGACGGCATCCTGGTCAGTGAAAATTTCACAAAGCTAAACCTCCCTCCTGTGGAGAAGATCACAGACAGGACAGATCTGATGCTTTGTAAGTCATTTTCCATGTTTATTCAGTCAAAACCATGCTGTACTAATTATTGTTCTCCAGAAACCTGTTTGACCATCACAATGactaataacacattttgttttggtctctccATCAGATGCCTGTGACCTCACCCTGGATCCAAACACTGCAAACGGGTGCCTCACTCTGTCTGAGGGAAACAAAAAGGTAGCAATTGGAGGAACACAGAACTATCCTGATCACCCAGAGAGG
Coding sequences within it:
- the LOC109140862 gene encoding LOW QUALITY PROTEIN: stonustoxin subunit beta (The sequence of the model RefSeq protein was modified relative to this genomic sequence to represent the inferred CDS: inserted 1 base in 1 codon; deleted 3 bases in 3 codons), with the translated sequence MPNVEDGVQNTLESSQHSSAFQISASDSIESKSSLLDVDASLKASFLGGLIEVGGSAQYLNDAKKXQDQSRVTCQYKATTNFKQLSMAHLLTMDTEQADLIKKGFATHVVTGSFMGESRCFFVFDSEKLEASSVQDIQGHMEAVVKMIPSFDIEGKVDIKLTDEEKNTTEKFSCKFYGDFILKSNPATFEEAVKTYVELPKLLGENGENSVPVTVWLMPLKNLDPKAAELMSGISVGLVRKAEDALEDLKEIEMRCNDSLDDGVAEHFPQIHKDLSSFKKSCNYYTSYLQQIMGKKFPLIREGKEDESSIKKVFEDRHGSPFSHDKLSEWLDHKEREINVIRSCVGMMEGVKIVQSQSELDREVLAAGVEHAVCFVFTSLKSADPGLDAMNNYLDTLELKSTTEVPWYYSDEFLTEMREKAKEVHNLAKALKNNPRVCFLIASIANEKYTGATIYHYKDGILVSENFTKLNLPPVEKITDRTDLMLYACDLTLDPNTANGCLTLSEGNKKVAIGGTQNYPDHPERFDKQPQVLCSEGLTGRHYWEVELSITPYPCVKAIAAAYKSIKRKGDSSQSSLRDSAISWALFLYARDTKNTLCIWDDGRAKELPFGCSRVGVYLDWPAGTLSFYQVSSNTLSHLHTFHTKFTEPLYPGFFVVGPGYAYLCPFE